GGTGGTGAAAAAACCCTGGGTAACTATGACGAGTTTATTCGACATGCGATAACGAAAATGAGCAAACTCCATCTCGCTTCTACCGAGACATATCGCAAAAGGATCATCCAGCTTGGCGAAAATCCAGCATCGGTTTTCAATATTGGTGCCCTGGGGGCCGAAAATAGCCTATCGTTGCCATTGCCAACTAAATCTGCCTTGAGCACCAAGTTCGGGTCTCTTGATAAACCCTATTTCATGGTTGTTTTTCATCCAGAAACACTCAATGACTTTCCCCTGAGCCGGCAGATCGAAGAGCTGCTTTCTGCGCTATACCAACTTAAAGACCAATATGATTTCATTTTTATTGGTTCGAACTCTGATACGGGTTCAAATGAAATTACGGAGAAAATTCGTCTTTTTTGTCATCACAATCAGTTTAGATTCATGACCTCCATCTCTCCCGAAGAGTATCTGTCTTTGATCAAATACTCTCAAGGACTTGTTGGTAATTCTTCTTCCGGACTTATTGAAGTACCATCATTACTTGTACCGACAATCAATATTGGCGACCGCCAAAAAGGGCGAGTGAAAGGTGATACTGTCATTGATTGCCGATGCGAGGAAAAGGATATTTACCAGGCTGTCGTTCTCTCTCAGTCAGAGACATTCCAAAACTTACTCGCAATAAGCACTAACCCCTATTTCCAGGATAATGTACTAGAGGCAGCCCTCGAAAAAATCAAATGCTTCTTATCAAGTGAACCAATCAAATATAAAGATTTCTACGACTTAAACCCGTCTTGACAAGTCTATTCTCTACAGGCTCAATGATGAAAATATTACATATTGCAGCATTCGAAGGAAACATCGGTGACAATGCAAGTCACTTAGGTTTTTTATCCATATTGAAAAAGTTAAATATCAATGCGGAAATTGAACGATTAGAAATAAGAAAGTCATACAACAACTATAATCAAGCAGACAAACTACGTTTCGATTCGAACTTTGCCCAGAAGTGTAATCAGTACGACTGTGTACTCATCGGCGGAGGAGGCTTTCTTGATTTCTGGGTAGAGAATAGCGTAAATGGTACGACACTTAATATCAGTGACAAGGTGCTAGAGCAAATCAATGTTCCGATTCTCATAACGAGTATTGGTTGCCATCCCCACCGAAAAGTCCCTGAAGGCAATGAAGCTAAATTCAAAGCCTTCTTAGATTATGTGATAACAGCACCTAACATTCAAATTGCCCTTAGAAATGACGGTTCAATAGACGTCATTAAGAAAAATTTTGGGGATCATTATCTTTCCAAGATTAGCCAGATCCTTGACCATGGATTCTTTTATCAACCTAAATTAAATAATGCCCTGCCAATAACTGGTGAGTATGTTGCTCTCAATATCACCAATGATCAGCTTGAAATGTACAATGAGGGTAGGAAGCTTAGTGACAAATCAGCCTATCTTGATGAACTAAGCCAACTCGTCACTGAAATAATTGACTCAAAAAAATGCAAAGTCGTCTTGATCCCTCATATACATAGTGACGTGGAAGCGATTGCCGAACTCTTCAGTAATATTCCAGATCGCTATAAACGGAGTGACATAGTCATGGCTCCTTACTTTCAGGGGGATATTGCTACTGACTACTTATTTTCGATATACCATAACAGCAAATGTGTTATTGGCTCCCGTTACCATGCAAATGTATGCTCAATGAGTACTAACTGTACAACCATTGGCCTTTCACCCCTGAAACGAATTGAGTTCATTCACAGCCAGCTATCAACACCCGAAGCTTATATACCAATCGAACCAGGTTTTAAAGATAGAGTACTTTCGCTCATTGACCGTGCCCCATCTATTGACAGCCAAACTTTAGAGAATCTTCGGGCCCAAACTCTCGAATTTTACAGTCATTACTTTTCATCTATCAAACGAAAAGATAAAAACATATAAACCTCAAGGTTAATCTGAAGAAGATAGCTTGTGACATGTTTACATGGAAACTCATGTTACAAGTTTCTTCTTTAATGACAACATCCCGTCACTTTTTCAGCTCCACACCCAGCACCACCATCAAACTGTCATTTTGTTGACTACTATTCAACATAATAAAATCAATTTAAGGCATAATAAACGGATAGAGTCAATTTATATTTATTTACCTGAATTTTTATTTTTTCCCAAGCTCCTCTCTCCGCATCAACACTTTGTAAAATCTTTGATAACCAGATCTAACATTTATAATTAATTTAGATTTACACTAGATAAACAGTATAACTTGTATATATAATTAATATAAATTGACACGTACAATTCATAGGCAAAACGTATGAATATTGGTATTGCAACACTGCTGGGTTATGCCATCAAGGAAATCATTGCACCTGTGGTGCTCGATAATATTCGTGAAGGAAACCAGGAAAAAGTAGAGACCAACGAAATTAAGTCGGCGCTGTCTGAGAGTGAGGATACGCTGAAGATTATCTCTTCAATTGTGGATGTGTTTGTTTAAACCATTTTTCTATTACTGTTCTTGCTCCATCAAATCACTCACCTGCTCGAATACCCGCATGACCTTCTCGCTGTACCTCGGATCGGTTGCATAACCAGCCTTGTGGATCTCATTGATAAACGCTTTCGGATCTTGGGTATTTTCCAGAGCCACTGAATATCTAGGGTTCTGCTGCAAAAACTGGGCGTAGTCATTGAAGCTGGCGTCAAAAGAATCATAAGAACGAAACGCCGCGCGCTCTTGGACGGCAATCCCCTGGTGATATTCCAAGGTTTGCGTCGCCACTTTGTCACCTTTCCAACTCGGATCAGCCTTGATATTAAATAAGTTGTTGCTGTTACCGGCCGCATTGCTGATCACTTTTTTCCCCCACCCCGTTTCCAAGGCAGCCTGGGCTATCAGAACCGCAGGATCAACACCCAAGACACCGGCAGTGCGGCGCGCATAGGGGGCCATATGGGAAACAAAGGCTTGTGGCGTATCAAAACGTTGTGGCTGCGGTGATGGTTGAACCAGACCAGGCGTATTCGGACCGGAGGCACCATTGGCCGCGGTTCGCTGGGCGCTCGCCTTGTTGGCTATCTGGATGATTTCCTCTTCACTCATCGCAGACTGGGCAGGCGCATTGCTGGCAGGCAACGACAGGCTTGGGCTGTTTTCACCCGAGCGGTTATCCGCACTGACGTCTTGCCGCTCGAAAGGCAGGAACTTGCCGCCCCTGTCTAGCTCAACAAAGCGCGGCTCTTTGGCCAACGTACCCTCACTCTGCTGAACAGTACTGTCCTCTTGGTGGGCGCCGAGCTGCTGGACAATCATATCGGCCAAGCCCAAAGAATTGCTACGACTGAGTTCGCTGGCCATCTGCTCATCATGCATCTGCTCGAAAAATTTGGCGTTGCGGCTGCTCATCAAGTCCGACTCGAACGCAGCGTTGGCCTCACGCATCGATTTGAATATCATCTGGGTAAAGATGGCCTCAAACTGCTCGGCTGCGGCTCGCAGGCTGG
This Photobacterium gaetbulicola Gung47 DNA region includes the following protein-coding sequences:
- a CDS encoding polysialic acid biosynthesis protein P7 (COG0381) translates to MKKLLYVTGSRAEYGIMKRLLSALMHDEDVDLSIVATGMHCEEKYGLTYKQIESDGFCLHKRIPIDIDTTNNAAILASMSLCQTQFGQYFHDHPYDAVMLLGDRYEILPVAIAAAMHNLPIIHLHGGEKTLGNYDEFIRHAITKMSKLHLASTETYRKRIIQLGENPASVFNIGALGAENSLSLPLPTKSALSTKFGSLDKPYFMVVFHPETLNDFPLSRQIEELLSALYQLKDQYDFIFIGSNSDTGSNEITEKIRLFCHHNQFRFMTSISPEEYLSLIKYSQGLVGNSSSGLIEVPSLLVPTINIGDRQKGRVKGDTVIDCRCEEKDIYQAVVLSQSETFQNLLAISTNPYFQDNVLEAALEKIKCFLSSEPIKYKDFYDLNPS
- a CDS encoding flagellar rod assembly protein/muramidase FlgJ (COG1705,COG3951) — translated: MKSPTDTSFVLDISSLDRLRAGVKTGKEGEQASLRAAAEQFEAIFTQMIFKSMREANAAFESDLMSSRNAKFFEQMHDEQMASELSRSNSLGLADMIVQQLGAHQEDSTVQQSEGTLAKEPRFVELDRGGKFLPFERQDVSADNRSGENSPSLSLPASNAPAQSAMSEEEIIQIANKASAQRTAANGASGPNTPGLVQPSPQPQRFDTPQAFVSHMAPYARRTAGVLGVDPAVLIAQAALETGWGKKVISNAAGNSNNLFNIKADPSWKGDKVATQTLEYHQGIAVQERAAFRSYDSFDASFNDYAQFLQQNPRYSVALENTQDPKAFINEIHKAGYATDPRYSEKVMRVFEQVSDLMEQEQ
- a CDS encoding hypothetical protein (COG2327); translation: MMKILHIAAFEGNIGDNASHLGFLSILKKLNINAEIERLEIRKSYNNYNQADKLRFDSNFAQKCNQYDCVLIGGGGFLDFWVENSVNGTTLNISDKVLEQINVPILITSIGCHPHRKVPEGNEAKFKAFLDYVITAPNIQIALRNDGSIDVIKKNFGDHYLSKISQILDHGFFYQPKLNNALPITGEYVALNITNDQLEMYNEGRKLSDKSAYLDELSQLVTEIIDSKKCKVVLIPHIHSDVEAIAELFSNIPDRYKRSDIVMAPYFQGDIATDYLFSIYHNSKCVIGSRYHANVCSMSTNCTTIGLSPLKRIEFIHSQLSTPEAYIPIEPGFKDRVLSLIDRAPSIDSQTLENLRAQTLEFYSHYFSSIKRKDKNI